Proteins from one Bacteroides zhangwenhongii genomic window:
- a CDS encoding helix-turn-helix domain-containing protein — protein sequence MIIDGNLPKFDLPIDFIADDNITGDILNMYSRFPCQIKAGLFILCTEGTVRATINLLEVVIRRNDFITLLPNSFIQIHEVSSDTRVCFAGFSSDFVASVNYVDSLLGLLPNILNTPVVPLPEEIATLFRNAYSLLIRAYSLPNTLENKEILRSILTIFFQGVKELYSRQQTVVNEPLKREHELYRQFVQILMANYTKEHEVAFYADKCGVTPAHFSSTIRKASGHSPLVIITGMIIMNAKAQLKSTRLPVKEIAFSLGFSNLSFFNKYFRKHVGMTPQEYREK from the coding sequence ATGATAATAGATGGTAATCTTCCTAAATTTGATCTTCCTATTGATTTTATAGCGGATGATAATATTACTGGTGATATATTAAATATGTATAGTCGATTTCCCTGTCAGATAAAAGCCGGGCTTTTTATACTTTGTACGGAGGGAACTGTTCGTGCCACCATAAATTTGTTGGAGGTAGTCATTCGTCGAAATGACTTTATCACTCTTCTTCCTAATTCATTTATCCAAATACATGAAGTATCTTCGGATACCCGTGTTTGCTTTGCCGGATTTTCTTCTGACTTTGTCGCCTCAGTGAATTATGTCGATTCGTTGTTGGGCTTATTGCCAAACATACTGAATACTCCGGTTGTTCCTTTACCGGAAGAGATTGCAACTTTGTTTCGTAATGCTTATAGCTTATTAATCAGGGCTTATTCTTTGCCTAATACATTGGAAAATAAAGAAATCCTTCGTTCTATTCTTACCATCTTTTTTCAAGGAGTGAAAGAGTTGTATAGTCGACAACAAACAGTAGTGAATGAACCTCTCAAACGTGAACATGAATTATATCGGCAATTTGTTCAAATATTAATGGCGAATTACACAAAAGAGCATGAAGTTGCTTTCTATGCTGATAAATGCGGAGTGACACCGGCACATTTCTCCAGTACAATTCGAAAGGCAAGTGGGCATAGTCCGTTGGTGATTATTACAGGTATGATAATAATGAATGCTAAGGCACAATTAAAGTCTACCCGTTTACCGGTGAAAGAAATAGCATTCTCGTTAGGCTTTAGCAATTTGTCTTTTTTCAATAAATATTTTCGGAAGCATGTAGGGATGACTCCACAGGAATATAGAGAGAAGTAA
- a CDS encoding DUF4925 domain-containing protein produces the protein MKTSKKLFYVACMALLLASCEKTYNDKLFWPGEISQEYGSYIKPYTLDLTYSGEKLAGKTVNFKTEDSETGTLTLNDVIPGENTTPINDVQLNESGEKDAYTFNGTSVTKTGAEVKYSGRITPKAMQLSLEVTMAHYGSVANTYVFPAYSHTTTEEVTVRNSGASYVNITVKEENESIKPIILQIKQTATNVLDVLFPYILKDLTLERNGLVTANYTTSSINLDEIIEIANANKTDAEFKSLLRQRTYVPSPIGLAYWNQTDDNSFVLQLNIPAIISLITQNNGQEIDNQLIIGISEALIKSDPVRLKLALSALNTVLNNQILTYILKVDDVTFTMLMSWLKNGVPMEISQTTKDHTYIYFNKESLTPFVNIISSLLKMDLKEVTTLLDKMEIGVDLTIQQ, from the coding sequence ATGAAAACTTCTAAGAAACTATTTTATGTCGCCTGTATGGCTTTACTCTTGGCTTCCTGCGAGAAAACCTACAACGACAAACTCTTTTGGCCGGGAGAAATCAGCCAGGAATATGGTTCGTATATCAAGCCATACACTTTAGACCTAACCTACAGTGGAGAGAAATTGGCTGGAAAAACAGTCAACTTTAAAACGGAAGACAGTGAGACAGGAACACTGACATTAAACGATGTAATTCCGGGAGAAAACACAACTCCAATCAATGATGTGCAATTGAATGAAAGTGGAGAAAAAGATGCTTATACATTCAATGGGACGAGCGTTACGAAAACAGGGGCTGAAGTTAAATATAGCGGTAGAATTACACCGAAAGCTATGCAATTGTCACTTGAGGTGACGATGGCTCATTACGGTTCTGTTGCGAATACATACGTATTCCCCGCCTACTCACATACAACAACCGAAGAAGTAACAGTACGCAATAGTGGAGCTAGTTATGTAAACATAACAGTAAAAGAAGAAAACGAATCGATAAAACCAATCATCCTACAAATAAAACAGACTGCAACCAATGTTTTAGACGTACTTTTTCCTTATATATTGAAAGATTTAACGTTAGAGAGAAATGGGCTTGTTACTGCCAATTATACTACCAGTTCCATAAACCTTGATGAAATTATAGAGATTGCCAATGCAAATAAAACAGACGCAGAGTTTAAAAGCCTGCTTCGACAACGTACCTATGTTCCTTCCCCTATAGGATTAGCTTATTGGAATCAAACAGATGATAATTCATTTGTATTACAATTGAACATACCCGCCATCATCTCCCTTATTACTCAAAATAATGGACAAGAAATAGATAATCAACTCATCATCGGCATTAGCGAAGCACTTATCAAATCTGATCCAGTACGATTGAAACTAGCATTAAGCGCTCTCAATACTGTTCTGAATAATCAAATACTGACGTATATTTTAAAGGTAGACGATGTCACTTTCACTATGCTAATGTCATGGCTAAAGAATGGTGTTCCAATGGAAATCAGCCAAACAACAAAGGATCATACCTATATCTATTTCAATAAAGAAAGTCTTACACCGTTCGTCAATATCATTTCGTCATTATTGAAAATGGATTTAAAAGAAGTTACCACATTATTAGACAAAATGGAAATAGGAGTCGATCTCACTATTCAACAATAA